Proteins found in one Paenibacillus wynnii genomic segment:
- a CDS encoding stage V sporulation protein D codes for MKVSKVVTRRRMLYTLLSLAVLFAALVVRLAYVQLSEGNELSAKAEDSWRRNIPFTAKRGEILDREGIALSYNISSPTVIAIPVQVKEKQKTAQQLAPLLGMTEDKLTALLSKRESTVKLQPGGRKITMELAGKIRDLQLPGIVVAEDNKRYYPYGDLAAHILGFTGIDNQGITGVERVYDKLLQGIEGNISYLSDAGGRLMPGSSEKYSAPLDGLSLQLTIDKQIQSIMERELDQAMVKYQAQGSWAIAMNPKNGEILAMASRPGYEPGNYKEYNTETYNRNLPIWMTYEPGSTFKIITLAAALQEGKVDLQNDLFFDPGFIEVGGARLRCWKKGGHGSETFMQVVENSCNPGFVALGQRLGKETLFKYIRNFGFGTKTGIDLNGESNGILFKPAQVGPVELATTAFGQGVSVTPIQQIAAVSAAINGGNLYKPHVAKAWINPETGKTVSVVSPELVKQVISAETSKKVREALESVVAKGTGRPAFIDGYRVGGKTGTAQKVINGHYSTTEHIVSFIGFAPADDPQIVVYTAVDNPKGIQFGGVVAAPIVQNILEDSLHYMKVPERSDQLPKTYKLGEVPIVTVPDLTGASVQDIYEDLNMNFSLARSGSGSVVINQAPKAGTRVEQGSTIRIYMGSPSE; via the coding sequence ATGAAGGTTTCGAAGGTCGTGACTAGGCGGCGGATGCTTTATACTCTGCTTAGCCTTGCAGTATTGTTCGCAGCACTGGTTGTACGTCTTGCATATGTTCAACTGTCTGAAGGTAACGAGCTCTCTGCCAAGGCAGAGGATTCCTGGCGTCGTAATATACCGTTCACCGCTAAACGGGGTGAGATCTTAGATCGGGAGGGGATCGCTCTCTCCTACAACATCAGCTCGCCTACGGTCATAGCCATTCCGGTACAGGTGAAGGAAAAGCAAAAAACAGCACAGCAATTAGCTCCTTTGCTAGGAATGACAGAGGATAAGCTTACAGCCTTGCTGTCCAAACGGGAATCGACGGTAAAGCTGCAGCCCGGCGGACGCAAAATTACGATGGAGCTTGCCGGCAAAATTCGTGATTTGCAGCTGCCGGGCATCGTTGTCGCTGAGGACAATAAGCGTTACTACCCTTACGGTGATCTTGCAGCGCATATCCTTGGATTCACAGGAATCGATAATCAAGGGATTACAGGGGTTGAACGGGTATATGACAAACTGCTTCAGGGAATAGAAGGGAATATTTCCTATTTGTCTGATGCCGGAGGTCGATTAATGCCTGGCTCCTCCGAGAAGTATTCTGCACCGCTGGACGGGTTAAGCCTGCAATTGACCATTGATAAGCAGATTCAGTCCATAATGGAACGTGAGCTTGATCAAGCCATGGTCAAATATCAGGCCCAGGGAAGCTGGGCAATCGCTATGAACCCCAAAAATGGCGAGATTCTAGCCATGGCCAGCCGACCCGGGTATGAGCCGGGAAATTATAAAGAATATAATACAGAAACTTATAATCGCAATTTACCGATCTGGATGACTTATGAACCGGGTTCAACATTCAAAATTATCACTTTGGCTGCTGCGTTGCAGGAGGGGAAAGTGGATCTGCAGAATGACCTTTTCTTTGATCCCGGTTTTATCGAGGTCGGCGGTGCGAGGTTGCGCTGCTGGAAAAAGGGGGGGCATGGAAGTGAAACCTTCATGCAGGTGGTTGAGAATTCATGTAATCCCGGCTTTGTAGCCTTAGGACAACGTCTGGGTAAAGAAACACTCTTCAAATATATTCGTAATTTTGGTTTTGGAACCAAGACGGGCATAGACCTGAATGGTGAATCCAATGGGATCTTGTTCAAACCGGCTCAGGTTGGTCCGGTAGAGCTTGCCACCACAGCCTTCGGCCAGGGCGTTTCAGTCACACCGATTCAGCAGATAGCAGCGGTTTCCGCTGCAATCAATGGAGGTAACCTGTATAAACCCCACGTAGCTAAGGCCTGGATCAATCCGGAGACCGGGAAAACGGTATCTGTTGTGAGCCCGGAGCTAGTCAAGCAGGTTATTTCAGCGGAGACTTCTAAGAAGGTCAGAGAAGCGCTCGAGAGTGTTGTTGCCAAGGGCACCGGCAGACCGGCCTTTATAGATGGCTATCGCGTAGGGGGCAAGACAGGGACCGCACAGAAGGTGATTAACGGTCACTACTCTACTACTGAACATATCGTTTCTTTTATCGGCTTCGCTCCTGCGGATGATCCGCAGATTGTTGTATACACTGCGGTTGATAATCCAAAAGGAATTCAATTTGGCGGAGTCGTGGCAGCACCAATTGTTCAGAATATCCTGGAAGACTCCCTGCATTATATGAAGGTGCCGGAGCGCAGTGATCAGCTTCCCAAGACGTACAAACTGGGCGAAGTGCCGATCGTTACCGTTCCTGATCTTACCGGAGCATCGGTGCAGGATATATACGAAGATTTGAATATGAACTTTTCACTGGCGCGTTCCGGCTCCGGCAGCGTGGTCATCAATCAGGCTCCTAAGGCAGGAACGAGAGTTGAACAAGGATCTACTATACGAATCTATATGGGCTCACCCAGTGAATAA
- a CDS encoding penicillin-binding transpeptidase domain-containing protein — protein MVKRIKLRTLFIGGCITLFFLVLLGRVFYIQILEGDYWQKEAATQRAHTSTIKAVRGVISDRNGSILASDVPAYTVVVSPELIHQNGLVDEVVAKLHELLGKPVGELQKLVEAKDDKGKYLKNREIRNEGWKIDQDLADKVLAFRDELEDKHDIQETGIGLVREQKRYYPKDTLAAHILGWTDRDGNAMAGLEAFYDERLKGTNGLLNYQSDGKGYKLPNAEETYKPVVNGDNLKLTIDSTIQYYIEEAMKKAVAQYKPTSMTVIAADPNTMEILGMANMPTFNPNKYWDEDQAGFYNHAIKSTYEPGSTFKIVTLSGAVEEKLFNPDATFKSGSIKIKGVRAPLHDIKRAGWGEISFLEGVKRSSNVAFVKLGYEMLGKEKLVQYITDFGFGQKTGIDMPGESKGFITPKYESEYATLAYGHGKVTVTPLQQLVAVATIANGGKLMTPHVLKEVTNPNTGDKTVTKPEVVRQVISEETAKKTGEYLEQVVADQVIGTGRHAYIEGYRVAGKTGTAIKVEGKGYVNSKVLVSFIGYAPVDNPKIAVIVIIDEPQEEVGGGTAAAPVFKEIVSQSLQYMGVPKLAVQPDKASKPVTKTTAPALRSTPELTGKTTKEARELLLDQGFDFEVVGNGASVVSQYPKAGTMLISGQRIYLLSQLADGKSVPDLRGESLRDALEVLTLLKVGIGVEGEGYVSEQNVVTKDGKTRVSLKMKPLNEYGEDIPVADSVTDDPEAEGGT, from the coding sequence ATGGTAAAGAGAATAAAACTTCGCACGCTTTTTATAGGGGGTTGTATTACCCTTTTTTTTCTTGTTTTGCTAGGGAGAGTATTTTACATCCAGATCCTAGAGGGTGACTATTGGCAGAAAGAGGCCGCTACGCAAAGGGCGCATACTTCCACCATCAAAGCGGTACGCGGAGTAATCTCAGATCGAAACGGCAGTATATTAGCCAGTGACGTTCCAGCATATACCGTTGTAGTCTCACCGGAATTGATTCATCAGAATGGACTTGTGGACGAGGTCGTGGCTAAACTTCATGAACTCTTAGGCAAGCCGGTAGGTGAGCTGCAGAAATTAGTAGAGGCGAAAGACGACAAAGGAAAATACCTCAAGAATCGCGAGATTCGGAATGAAGGCTGGAAGATTGATCAGGATCTTGCTGACAAGGTTCTGGCTTTTAGAGATGAGCTTGAAGATAAACATGATATCCAGGAAACGGGAATCGGACTTGTTAGAGAGCAGAAGCGTTATTATCCCAAAGATACTCTTGCTGCGCATATTCTGGGGTGGACCGACAGGGATGGCAATGCAATGGCGGGTCTCGAGGCTTTTTATGATGAACGGCTAAAAGGAACTAATGGTCTTCTCAATTATCAGTCTGACGGTAAAGGGTACAAGTTGCCTAATGCTGAAGAAACCTATAAACCTGTTGTTAACGGAGATAATCTGAAGCTGACAATTGATAGTACGATTCAATACTATATTGAAGAGGCTATGAAAAAGGCTGTTGCACAGTATAAACCCACCAGTATGACGGTTATTGCAGCAGATCCGAATACGATGGAAATTCTCGGAATGGCCAACATGCCCACCTTTAATCCTAATAAATACTGGGATGAGGACCAAGCCGGATTCTACAATCATGCTATCAAGTCAACCTATGAACCAGGCTCTACTTTTAAAATAGTGACTCTATCAGGTGCGGTAGAGGAAAAGCTATTCAATCCGGATGCCACGTTTAAATCGGGCTCCATCAAGATTAAAGGGGTTAGAGCTCCGCTGCATGATATTAAACGTGCCGGATGGGGTGAGATTAGCTTTCTAGAAGGGGTTAAGCGCTCAAGTAACGTGGCTTTTGTTAAGCTGGGATACGAGATGCTGGGCAAGGAAAAGTTGGTTCAATATATCACTGATTTCGGGTTTGGGCAGAAGACGGGTATTGATATGCCCGGCGAAAGCAAAGGGTTTATTACCCCGAAATACGAGTCGGAGTACGCAACGCTGGCCTATGGGCACGGCAAGGTGACGGTAACTCCACTTCAACAACTGGTCGCTGTTGCAACAATCGCTAATGGCGGCAAGCTCATGACCCCGCATGTTCTCAAAGAAGTCACGAATCCGAATACAGGTGATAAGACGGTAACGAAACCAGAGGTTGTTAGACAGGTTATCTCTGAAGAGACCGCCAAGAAAACGGGTGAATATCTGGAGCAGGTTGTAGCGGACCAGGTTATAGGAACCGGACGTCACGCTTATATTGAGGGGTATCGTGTAGCGGGTAAAACAGGAACAGCAATCAAGGTCGAAGGCAAAGGTTATGTGAACTCCAAGGTGCTGGTCTCTTTTATCGGATACGCTCCTGTGGATAATCCAAAGATAGCTGTTATTGTTATTATCGATGAGCCGCAGGAAGAAGTGGGTGGGGGTACGGCTGCAGCTCCGGTTTTTAAAGAAATCGTATCTCAATCCTTGCAATACATGGGTGTTCCCAAATTGGCCGTACAACCAGACAAAGCTAGTAAACCTGTTACAAAAACGACAGCACCGGCGTTACGCAGCACACCTGAACTGACGGGCAAAACGACGAAGGAAGCCAGAGAGCTATTGTTGGATCAAGGTTTTGACTTTGAGGTTGTCGGTAACGGTGCTTCTGTGGTTAGCCAGTATCCAAAAGCAGGAACCATGCTGATCTCGGGTCAGCGCATTTATCTCCTGAGCCAGCTGGCCGATGGGAAATCCGTTCCGGATTTACGCGGAGAATCCTTACGTGATGCTCTGGAAGTATTAACGCTCTTAAAGGTTGGTATTGGAGTAGAGGGCGAGGGATATGTATCCGAGCAGAATGTAGTGACTAAGGATGGCAAAACCCGAGTATCGTTGAAGATGAAACCGCTGAATGAGTACGGTGAGGATATACCGGTTGCCGATTCGGTTACCGATGATCCGGAGGCCGAGGGAGGTACCTAG
- the rsmH gene encoding 16S rRNA (cytosine(1402)-N(4))-methyltransferase RsmH yields MFHHITVLMEEATEGLHIKEDGIYVDCTLGGAGHSSLIASKLSDKGRLICLDQDDWALDNAKEKLAPFGEKIVLVRTNFRDLESVLKGLSFVPKLDGIPQVDGILFDLGVSSPQFDQGDRGFSYNHDAPLDMRMDQTALLTAADIVNTWSEQEIARVLFQYGEEKFSRRIAKRILDKRAVSPIETTGELAEIIKEAIPAATRRTGGHPAKRSFQGLRIAVNDELGAFEEGLHAAVRCLAPEGRVSVITFHSLEDRICKQILSSYLKKCTCPPDFPFCVCGSEGTVKLINRKPLMPSDEELELNSRARSAKLRIAEKL; encoded by the coding sequence TTGTTTCACCACATCACGGTACTTATGGAAGAAGCGACAGAAGGGCTACACATCAAGGAAGATGGCATTTACGTCGACTGTACATTAGGCGGGGCAGGGCATAGTTCGTTAATTGCCTCTAAGCTTAGCGATAAAGGAAGACTTATCTGTCTGGACCAGGATGATTGGGCTTTGGATAATGCAAAAGAAAAATTGGCTCCGTTTGGAGAAAAAATTGTTTTGGTCAGAACGAATTTTCGTGATCTGGAAAGTGTACTTAAGGGATTGTCCTTTGTTCCGAAGCTTGACGGCATCCCTCAAGTGGATGGAATTCTGTTCGATCTCGGGGTTTCGTCACCTCAATTCGATCAGGGGGATCGCGGGTTCAGTTACAATCATGATGCCCCGCTGGATATGCGGATGGATCAGACTGCGCTTTTAACGGCGGCCGATATTGTCAATACATGGTCTGAACAGGAAATCGCCCGAGTTCTTTTCCAATACGGTGAAGAAAAATTCTCGCGGCGGATCGCCAAACGGATCTTGGACAAAAGGGCTGTGAGCCCCATTGAAACGACTGGTGAGCTGGCTGAAATCATTAAGGAAGCTATTCCGGCAGCTACGCGAAGAACAGGTGGACATCCCGCCAAACGCAGCTTTCAAGGCTTACGCATTGCTGTAAATGATGAACTTGGAGCTTTTGAAGAAGGATTACACGCAGCTGTACGATGTCTGGCACCCGAAGGAAGAGTATCGGTAATTACGTTCCATTCTTTGGAGGACCGGATTTGTAAACAGATTTTAAGCAGCTACCTAAAAAAATGCACATGTCCGCCTGACTTTCCGTTTTGCGTATGCGGCAGTGAAGGCACTGTTAAATTAATTAACCGTAAACCGCTTATGCCTAGTGACGAGGAGCTGGAACTTAATTCACGCGCCCGGTCAGCGAAGCTGCGCATCGCAGAGAAATTGTAA
- the mraZ gene encoding division/cell wall cluster transcriptional repressor MraZ — MFMGEFQHSIDDKGRIIIPAKFRDLLGTSFVATRGLDSCIFVYPMDEWGIMEQKLKSLSLMKSDARAFSRFFFSGATECVWDKQGRVNLPGNLRQYAKLDKDCVILGVSNRVEIWNKELWEQYFGQSEESFNEIAEKLVDFNFNL, encoded by the coding sequence ATGTTTATGGGGGAGTTTCAGCATAGCATTGACGACAAAGGCCGTATTATTATACCGGCTAAATTCCGTGATTTACTTGGAACCTCCTTTGTTGCGACCCGCGGCCTAGATTCCTGTATTTTTGTTTATCCTATGGATGAATGGGGAATCATGGAGCAAAAGCTTAAAAGCCTTTCACTGATGAAATCTGACGCCCGTGCGTTCAGCCGCTTTTTTTTCTCAGGAGCGACCGAATGCGTCTGGGATAAGCAGGGCAGGGTAAACCTGCCGGGTAATTTACGACAATATGCGAAGCTGGACAAAGACTGTGTCATTCTAGGGGTATCTAACCGGGTGGAGATCTGGAACAAGGAGCTTTGGGAGCAGTATTTCGGTCAGTCAGAAGAATCCTTCAACGAGATTGCCGAGAAATTGGTTGATTTCAATTTTAATTTATAA
- a CDS encoding adenosylhomocysteinase has protein sequence MSSLSKQNSIVTDMALAPEGHLKIDWVKQHMPVLNRIREQFEKEQPFKGLKVSITLHLEAKTAYLAKVVQAGGAEVTITGSNPLSTQDDVCAALVEDGITVFAKYNPSPEEFKALNIKALESKPDLIIDDGGDFATLLHSERPDLMVNIRGGAEETTTGIIRLKALEKQGMLKFPMVAVNDAYCKHLFDNRYGTGQSAWDGIIRTTNLMVAGKTVVVVGYGWCGKGVAMRAKGLGANVIVTEVDAIKAVEAHMDGFHVMPIVEAAKLGDFFITVTGNRYVIRGEHFDVMKDGAILCNAGHFDVEVNKPELSERSVSQRTVRKNIEEYQLKDGRKLYLLAEGRLVNLGAADGHPAEIMDMTFALQALSLKYVNDNYKSIGVKVENVPYELDEQVARYNLESIGLAIDTLTPEQVAYLDSWDLNA, from the coding sequence ATGAGTTCATTATCCAAACAAAACAGTATCGTTACCGATATGGCGTTAGCCCCTGAAGGTCATTTGAAAATTGATTGGGTTAAACAGCATATGCCTGTGCTTAACCGAATCCGTGAGCAGTTCGAAAAGGAGCAGCCGTTCAAGGGACTGAAGGTTTCTATTACCCTACATTTGGAAGCCAAAACTGCTTATCTGGCAAAGGTTGTACAAGCCGGTGGTGCGGAAGTCACTATTACAGGTTCCAACCCGCTCTCAACGCAAGATGATGTATGTGCAGCGTTAGTGGAGGACGGTATTACCGTATTCGCGAAATACAATCCTTCACCGGAAGAGTTCAAAGCGCTCAATATTAAGGCCCTGGAAAGTAAACCGGATTTGATTATCGATGACGGTGGGGATTTTGCTACCTTACTGCATTCTGAGCGTCCGGATCTTATGGTGAATATTCGCGGGGGTGCTGAAGAGACTACTACCGGAATTATTCGACTTAAAGCTTTGGAAAAGCAAGGAATGTTGAAATTCCCTATGGTTGCTGTGAATGATGCGTATTGCAAGCACTTGTTCGACAATCGTTATGGAACAGGCCAATCTGCATGGGATGGCATTATCCGTACCACTAACCTAATGGTAGCTGGAAAAACAGTAGTTGTAGTGGGTTACGGTTGGTGCGGTAAAGGTGTGGCAATGCGTGCAAAAGGTCTAGGGGCAAACGTAATTGTTACTGAAGTCGATGCGATTAAGGCTGTTGAAGCGCACATGGACGGTTTTCATGTGATGCCGATTGTGGAAGCTGCCAAGCTGGGTGATTTCTTCATCACGGTTACGGGTAATCGTTACGTAATTCGCGGAGAACATTTCGATGTGATGAAGGACGGCGCAATTCTTTGCAACGCGGGCCATTTTGATGTAGAGGTAAACAAGCCGGAGTTATCAGAGAGATCGGTATCTCAGCGTACGGTTCGCAAAAACATTGAGGAGTACCAGCTTAAAGACGGTCGTAAGCTATACCTGTTGGCGGAAGGCAGACTTGTAAATTTGGGGGCAGCAGATGGACATCCGGCTGAAATCATGGATATGACCTTTGCTCTTCAAGCTTTATCTTTAAAATATGTGAATGACAATTATAAGAGCATCGGCGTTAAAGTTGAGAATGTTCCTTATGAACTGGATGAGCAAGTGGCACGCTATAATCTAGAGAGTATTGGACTTGCCATCGATACCTTAACACCAGAACAAGTAGCTTATTTGGACAGCTGGGATTTGAACGCTTAA
- the bshC gene encoding bacillithiol biosynthesis cysteine-adding enzyme BshC produces MNVISVPLPGGHTLARDYIKSYESVDHLYGGDFRNVESRRHRMEWLDRMENSRADRIKVAETLLTYNTKHNAHAAVAASIDLLKQAGTLVVTGGQQSGLFTGPLLVIYKAITTILAAKEATESLGRPVVPIFWIAGEDHDWDEVDHTYVLNRTTEISKIRMEDPEGPRSSVSAIDVHQENWTQAVDKLEAMLQDSEFKAQIMEFVRDSSAGTVSMTDAFASLMGSLFGKYGLILLDSADNELRKLEQPFFQALIMENDKLEQAYFHSAADITSSGYELQADVTKGAANLFYIHEGARLLLLKKDGLFTDRKGQVSFSQEELLAILEAHPERFSNNVLTRPLMQDYILPVLTTVLGQGEMSYWAITKQAFETLGGQMPLLLPRMSYTIIEGTLHKHMDKYGLSFIDVLEGLRDKKQQWLNAQDELEIERRFEEAKAAFTALYDPLIEQLGTIQTGLLKLGSSNKDKIVDQISFLQAKARDAMEKQNEAALRQWERIELSLLPLGKLQERVYNVMYYLNRYGPAWIDELAALPPDFSGTHRVIYM; encoded by the coding sequence ATGAATGTTATTTCTGTGCCACTTCCGGGAGGGCATACGCTTGCCCGTGACTATATAAAGTCTTATGAATCGGTAGATCATCTCTATGGCGGAGACTTCCGTAATGTAGAGAGCAGACGTCACCGGATGGAATGGCTGGATCGTATGGAGAATTCCCGTGCGGACCGAATCAAGGTTGCAGAGACTTTGCTTACCTATAATACCAAGCACAATGCTCATGCGGCGGTAGCCGCATCTATTGATTTACTTAAGCAGGCGGGAACGTTAGTGGTGACTGGGGGACAGCAAAGCGGTCTGTTCACAGGCCCGCTTCTAGTGATTTACAAGGCAATTACGACTATATTAGCTGCTAAAGAAGCCACAGAAAGCCTAGGCCGACCGGTAGTGCCTATCTTTTGGATTGCAGGCGAGGATCATGACTGGGACGAAGTCGATCATACCTATGTTCTCAATCGAACGACAGAAATTTCTAAGATTAGAATGGAAGACCCGGAAGGTCCCCGTTCATCCGTTAGTGCTATAGATGTACATCAGGAAAATTGGACTCAGGCCGTAGATAAATTGGAAGCCATGCTTCAGGATAGTGAATTTAAAGCGCAAATTATGGAGTTCGTTCGGGATTCTTCAGCAGGGACTGTCAGTATGACAGATGCTTTCGCCAGTCTTATGGGCTCCTTGTTTGGTAAATATGGTCTAATATTACTTGATTCTGCAGACAATGAACTGCGTAAGTTGGAGCAACCTTTCTTTCAAGCACTAATCATGGAGAATGACAAATTGGAACAAGCCTATTTTCATTCAGCGGCAGATATTACTTCCAGTGGTTACGAGCTGCAGGCTGACGTAACTAAAGGTGCGGCGAATTTGTTCTATATCCACGAGGGTGCGCGTCTGCTGTTGCTTAAAAAAGACGGATTATTTACCGATCGTAAGGGCCAAGTTTCCTTTTCACAGGAAGAATTGCTGGCAATTCTTGAAGCTCATCCGGAGCGATTTAGTAATAATGTGCTAACCCGGCCGCTAATGCAGGATTATATTTTACCAGTGTTAACAACCGTACTGGGACAAGGTGAAATGTCTTATTGGGCAATTACCAAGCAAGCTTTCGAAACACTGGGCGGTCAGATGCCTCTTTTGCTTCCACGGATGTCTTATACAATTATTGAGGGAACTTTGCACAAGCACATGGATAAATACGGATTATCTTTTATAGATGTACTTGAAGGATTGCGTGATAAGAAGCAGCAATGGCTGAATGCGCAGGATGAGCTGGAGATCGAAAGACGTTTTGAAGAAGCTAAGGCTGCATTTACAGCCCTGTACGATCCTTTGATAGAACAGCTGGGAACCATTCAGACAGGACTGCTCAAGCTGGGCAGCAGCAATAAAGATAAAATCGTAGATCAAATATCCTTTTTGCAGGCTAAAGCGCGGGATGCGATGGAAAAACAAAATGAAGCGGCGCTTCGGCAATGGGAGCGTATTGAGTTGTCTCTTCTGCCGTTGGGCAAACTTCAGGAGAGAGTATACAATGTAATGTATTATTTAAACCGCTATGGGCCGGCTTGGATAGATGAACTGGCGGCCCTTCCTCCAGACTTCAGCGGTACGCATCGCGTGATATATATGTAA
- a CDS encoding ABC transporter ATP-binding protein: MSGNNLIEVKGLRKYFNVGNHKVLRAVDNLNFSIRPGETLGMVGESGCGKSTAGRTILRLYEPTAGSVLFNGTDINKLSSGKMKAMRRDMQMIFQDPYASLNPRFTISDVIGEALDIHNLAGSRQERKKRIEDLLDMVGLNPDHATRYPHEFSGGQRQRIGIARALAVNPKFIVCDEPISALDVSIQAQVVNLLKELQDRLGLTYLFIAHDLSMVKHISDRVVVMYLGRMVEIAESEELYANPVHPYTQSLLSAIPIPDPDIEMNKKRIILHDELGTPIYSANEKSNDSDFELVEVSKGHWVTKQYA, from the coding sequence ATGAGCGGTAATAATCTAATTGAAGTTAAAGGCCTTAGAAAATATTTCAACGTAGGAAACCACAAAGTGCTTCGTGCCGTTGATAATCTTAACTTTTCTATTCGCCCGGGTGAAACTCTGGGTATGGTAGGGGAGTCTGGCTGCGGTAAATCTACCGCTGGACGTACTATCCTTCGATTATATGAACCAACAGCAGGAAGTGTTCTATTTAATGGTACTGACATTAATAAGCTCTCTTCCGGCAAAATGAAGGCTATGCGCCGTGACATGCAAATGATCTTCCAAGATCCATATGCCTCATTGAATCCGCGCTTTACGATTTCGGATGTTATCGGAGAAGCACTGGATATTCATAATCTTGCAGGCAGCCGTCAAGAACGTAAAAAACGGATTGAAGATTTGCTGGATATGGTTGGATTGAATCCTGACCACGCCACTCGTTATCCCCATGAGTTCTCTGGCGGACAACGGCAGCGGATTGGTATTGCCCGTGCTTTAGCGGTTAATCCGAAGTTTATAGTATGTGACGAGCCGATTTCAGCACTTGACGTGTCCATTCAGGCACAGGTTGTCAATTTGTTGAAAGAACTGCAAGATCGATTGGGTCTTACTTATTTGTTTATTGCCCATGATCTTTCCATGGTTAAGCACATCAGTGACCGTGTAGTAGTAATGTACCTTGGACGTATGGTTGAAATCGCGGAGAGTGAAGAGCTATATGCTAATCCGGTTCATCCATACACTCAATCTTTGCTATCGGCCATTCCAATTCCTGATCCGGACATAGAAATGAACAAGAAACGGATCATCTTGCACGATGAACTCGGAACTCCGATTTATTCGGCTAACGAGAAGAGCAATGATAGTGATTTTGAATTAGTAGAAGTGTCTAAAGGGCATTGGGTTACAAAACAATACGCTTAA
- a CDS encoding ABC transporter ATP-binding protein produces the protein MEPILQVKDLHVSFKVKGGEVKAVRGMNFEVNKGETVAIVGESGSGKSVTAQTIMQLIPSPPSKIDKGEIIFQGKDLLKFTSKQMERIRGKDIGMIFQDPMTSLNPTIKVGKQITEVLIKHQKMSAGEARKQGIEMLKLVGIKNADSRFNQYPHEFSGGMRQRVMIAIALACRPALLIADEPTTALDVTIQAQIMDVMKDIQQRLGTSIILITHDLGVVAGIADRVVVMYAGEIVESGTKMEIFKNPQHPYTKGLLRSMPRLDQRKDEPLIPIIGTPPDLIKPPLGCPFAARCDEAMSICERIDPDATYFSNTHMARCWDHHPMAKEAGHS, from the coding sequence ATGGAACCGATTTTGCAAGTAAAAGATCTACATGTATCGTTCAAAGTTAAAGGTGGAGAAGTTAAGGCTGTTCGCGGCATGAACTTCGAAGTTAATAAAGGTGAGACAGTTGCAATCGTAGGGGAGTCGGGTAGTGGTAAGAGTGTCACCGCCCAGACCATTATGCAGCTCATTCCCTCACCTCCGTCCAAGATTGACAAGGGTGAGATTATTTTTCAAGGTAAAGACCTACTGAAGTTCACTTCCAAACAGATGGAAAGAATTCGTGGAAAAGATATTGGCATGATTTTTCAGGATCCGATGACTTCTCTGAACCCGACTATCAAGGTTGGCAAACAGATTACTGAAGTATTAATCAAACATCAGAAAATGTCAGCGGGCGAAGCGAGAAAGCAAGGGATTGAAATGCTTAAGCTTGTCGGCATCAAAAATGCTGATTCCCGCTTTAACCAATATCCACATGAATTCTCCGGTGGTATGCGCCAACGTGTAATGATTGCCATTGCCTTGGCTTGCCGTCCTGCCTTACTTATTGCTGATGAACCGACTACTGCGCTTGATGTAACGATTCAAGCACAGATTATGGATGTCATGAAAGACATTCAGCAACGTCTTGGAACTTCCATTATTCTGATTACCCATGATCTTGGCGTAGTCGCAGGCATTGCTGACCGTGTAGTTGTAATGTATGCAGGTGAGATTGTCGAATCAGGTACCAAAATGGAGATCTTTAAAAATCCACAGCATCCTTATACCAAAGGCTTGCTACGGTCTATGCCTCGTCTCGACCAAAGAAAGGACGAGCCGCTTATTCCGATTATTGGTACACCGCCGGACTTGATCAAGCCGCCACTAGGTTGCCCATTCGCTGCCCGTTGTGATGAGGCGATGAGCATTTGTGAGAGAATTGATCCGGATGCTACTTATTTCAGCAATACACACATGGCACGTTGTTGGGATCATCACCCTATGGCGAAGGAGGCCGGACACTCATGA